Proteins encoded by one window of Chryseobacterium sp. POL2:
- a CDS encoding TonB-dependent receptor domain-containing protein has protein sequence MKDKSQIASRNFDGEVMWLGAFGQLEYSNEVISAFVQGSVSNQQFQRIDNWIIDGVTVQQGQTVNTKTGFEGIWGYNAKGGINFNINENHNVFANLGYYSKQPNNYAVFPNSQQVINPRLMNEKISSAELGYGFRSSQLRANVNVYYTEWKDRFTRITGLTMKDQNGVDTRNIYANIEGVKEVHMGAEVELSYKPVDYLEFNAMFSMGDWFYKGDAMGSTFDENNSPFTPQDGQASKTLYIDKIKVSDAAQTTASLGFTLKPVKAFNIFANWNYYDRYYSVFDITKASNPNSKGALELPSYNLFDAGVSYTFNLLNGHRLTLTGNVYNLFDTYYISDGKTSIFAGDSNATGKTYKGIDTANQVYFGFGRTWSATVSYRF, from the coding sequence ATTAAAGACAAATCTCAAATTGCAAGTAGAAACTTCGATGGTGAGGTTATGTGGTTAGGTGCTTTTGGGCAATTAGAATATTCTAATGAGGTTATTTCAGCATTTGTACAAGGATCAGTTTCTAATCAACAGTTCCAAAGAATTGACAATTGGATTATTGATGGTGTAACAGTACAACAAGGTCAAACAGTTAATACGAAAACTGGCTTCGAGGGCATTTGGGGTTATAATGCAAAAGGAGGAATCAATTTTAACATTAACGAAAATCATAATGTTTTTGCTAACTTAGGTTACTACTCAAAGCAGCCAAATAATTACGCAGTTTTTCCTAACTCTCAACAGGTAATTAACCCAAGATTGATGAATGAAAAAATTTCATCTGCCGAATTAGGATATGGTTTCAGAAGTTCTCAATTAAGAGCTAATGTTAATGTTTACTATACTGAATGGAAAGATAGATTCACCAGAATTACAGGTCTGACAATGAAAGACCAAAATGGTGTTGACACAAGAAACATCTATGCTAACATTGAAGGTGTAAAAGAGGTTCACATGGGTGCGGAAGTAGAGTTATCCTATAAGCCTGTTGATTATTTAGAATTCAATGCAATGTTCTCTATGGGAGATTGGTTCTATAAAGGAGATGCTATGGGTTCCACATTTGATGAAAACAATAGCCCGTTTACACCACAAGATGGACAAGCTTCGAAAACATTGTATATCGATAAAATCAAAGTTTCTGATGCAGCCCAAACAACAGCTTCATTAGGATTTACTCTTAAGCCAGTTAAGGCTTTCAATATTTTTGCTAATTGGAATTACTACGACAGATATTATTCAGTTTTCGATATTACAAAAGCATCAAATCCAAATAGTAAAGGCGCGTTAGAATTACCAAGTTATAACCTATTCGATGCAGGTGTTTCTTATACCTTTAATTTGTTGAATGGACATCGTTTAACTTTGACAGGTAACGTTTATAATTTATTTGATACTTATTATATCTCTGACGGTAAGACATCTATCTTCGCAGGAGATTCTAATGCAACAGGTAAAACTTATAAAGGTATTGATACTGCCAACCAAGTATATTTCGGATTCGGGAGAACATGGTCAGCAACTGTTTCTTATAGATTTTAA
- a CDS encoding aspartate-semialdehyde dehydrogenase — translation MKIAVVGATGMVGQVMLKVLEERNFPVTELIPVASERSIGSKVKYKGTDYEVVSMQTAIDKKPSIAIFSAGGDTSLEWAPKFEEAGIFVIDNSSAWRMDPTKKLVVPEINAEVLTKEDKIIANPNCSTIQLVMVLHPLNQKYDIKRVVVSTYQSVTGTGKAAVDQLNAEVNGNASVEMVYPYQIFKNALPHCDVFADDDYTKEEIKLMKEPKKILGDDTFSLTATAVRVPVQGGHSESVNIEFENEFDLDELRKILSETPGVTVLDDVQNKIYPMPLMAEGKDDVFVGRVRRDASQPKTLNCWIVADNLRKGAATNAVQIAEYLLKQNLV, via the coding sequence ATGAAAATAGCAGTTGTTGGTGCTACCGGAATGGTAGGACAAGTGATGTTGAAAGTACTAGAGGAAAGAAATTTTCCTGTAACCGAGCTAATTCCAGTGGCTTCAGAAAGGTCAATTGGTAGCAAGGTCAAATACAAAGGTACAGATTATGAAGTTGTATCTATGCAAACCGCTATTGATAAAAAACCTTCTATTGCAATATTTTCTGCGGGTGGCGATACGTCTTTAGAATGGGCTCCCAAATTTGAGGAAGCAGGAATTTTTGTTATCGATAATTCATCAGCTTGGAGAATGGATCCCACAAAAAAATTAGTAGTTCCAGAAATTAATGCTGAGGTTTTAACAAAAGAAGACAAAATCATAGCTAACCCCAACTGCTCCACAATCCAGTTGGTAATGGTACTCCATCCACTTAATCAGAAATACGATATCAAACGCGTAGTAGTATCAACTTATCAATCGGTAACCGGTACAGGAAAAGCAGCTGTTGATCAATTGAACGCAGAAGTTAATGGTAACGCATCTGTAGAAATGGTATATCCTTATCAAATCTTCAAAAACGCCTTGCCACATTGCGATGTTTTTGCGGATGATGATTATACCAAAGAAGAAATTAAATTAATGAAAGAGCCTAAAAAAATCTTAGGAGACGATACATTTAGTTTAACAGCAACAGCGGTGCGAGTGCCGGTGCAAGGAGGACATTCAGAAAGCGTTAATATCGAATTTGAAAACGAATTTGATTTAGACGAGCTTAGAAAAATACTTTCCGAAACGCCTGGTGTTACAGTTCTTGACGATGTGCAAAACAAAATTTATCCAATGCCTTTGATGGCCGAAGGTAAAGATGATGTTTTTGTAGGAAGAGTCCGTAGAGATGCTTCTCAACCAAAAACACTCAATTGTTGGATTGTCGCAGACAACCTTAGAAAAGGTGCCGCAACCAATGCTGTACAAATCGCAGAATACCTTTTAAAACAAAATTTAGTGTAA
- a CDS encoding cation diffusion facilitator family transporter: protein MTPNGQKIEKQNFKFQRNVAIAGIVLFIAKLIAWRLTNSDAVFSDAMESIVNIIAAFMGLYSLYVAAKPKDEDHPYGHGKVEFITSGVEGTLIIFAGIVIIVQAVNSLLSQNVPSKLDWGMAIVAATAVINYVMGYISLQKGLKEKSLVLQSSGKHLMSDTITTGGVVISLIIVYITKLFWLDAVVAILFGSYIIVVGYKIVRKSLSGIMDEQDLDLVEKIAKILENNREIDWIDIHNMKIQQFGANLHIDAHITLPYYYSLREAHQEMEKVIILLAKNSNRQVEFNFHMDDCKPKSCEICQIQNCPVREFPFLKRIEWTSQAITQADKHDRNN from the coding sequence ATGACGCCTAACGGACAAAAAATAGAAAAGCAAAATTTCAAGTTTCAACGTAATGTTGCGATTGCAGGGATTGTTTTATTTATTGCGAAACTCATCGCATGGCGACTCACCAATTCGGATGCTGTATTTTCAGATGCTATGGAGAGCATTGTCAATATTATTGCTGCATTTATGGGACTTTATTCGCTATATGTTGCGGCAAAACCAAAAGATGAAGATCATCCTTATGGCCACGGAAAAGTTGAGTTTATCACCTCAGGTGTGGAAGGTACACTTATCATTTTTGCTGGTATTGTCATTATCGTTCAAGCGGTCAATTCATTATTGAGTCAAAATGTGCCGAGCAAGTTAGATTGGGGAATGGCAATTGTCGCAGCAACTGCGGTCATCAACTATGTCATGGGTTACATCTCACTTCAAAAAGGTTTAAAAGAAAAATCTTTGGTGCTACAAAGTTCGGGCAAACATTTGATGAGCGATACGATTACTACAGGTGGCGTTGTCATCAGTTTAATCATTGTTTATATAACCAAATTATTTTGGTTGGACGCCGTAGTTGCGATTTTGTTCGGTTCTTATATTATTGTTGTTGGTTACAAAATCGTGCGAAAATCCTTAAGTGGAATTATGGATGAGCAGGATTTAGACTTGGTCGAAAAAATAGCTAAAATCCTCGAAAATAACCGTGAAATCGACTGGATAGATATTCATAATATGAAGATTCAGCAGTTTGGTGCCAATTTGCATATCGATGCGCATATCACTTTGCCTTACTATTACTCTCTACGGGAAGCACACCAGGAAATGGAAAAGGTGATTATTCTTTTGGCTAAAAATTCTAATCGGCAAGTTGAGTTTAATTTTCACATGGACGATTGCAAACCAAAATCTTGTGAAATCTGCCAAATCCAAAATTGTCCCGTGCGCGAATTTCCTTTCCTAAAGCGTATCGAATGGACATCTCAAGCAATTACACAAGCCGATAAACACGACAGGAATAATTAA
- a CDS encoding exosortase F system-associated membrane protein has product MKAHNYLFVILGIFGLIGVRFLEDTIFYDPFLAYFKGENDTTPFPEFESAKLILSYLFRFGLNLIFSLLIIQHLFRNKPWTIQAMVLIVLVFAIVFPIYLYCIYTNFEIGELFSFYMRRFVIQPMTLFLIVPIFYYRKYLQKI; this is encoded by the coding sequence ATGAAAGCGCATAATTACCTATTCGTCATTCTTGGAATTTTTGGACTAATTGGTGTTCGTTTTTTGGAAGACACGATATTTTATGACCCTTTTCTAGCTTACTTTAAAGGAGAAAATGACACGACGCCGTTTCCAGAATTCGAAAGTGCCAAACTAATTTTAAGTTATTTATTTCGATTTGGACTTAACTTAATATTTTCACTTTTAATTATTCAACATCTTTTCAGGAATAAGCCATGGACAATTCAGGCGATGGTTTTGATTGTATTGGTATTTGCAATTGTTTTCCCAATTTATTTATATTGCATTTATACCAATTTTGAAATTGGCGAATTATTCAGTTTTTATATGCGACGTTTTGTCATTCAGCCGATGACACTTTTTTTGATTGTGCCCATATTTTATTACCGAAAATATTTACAAAAGATTTAA
- the xrtF gene encoding exosortase family protein XrtF has protein sequence MYFCVMLNDLKPVLRILLRFVGIYLILVFLYQMYLNQYDTEIIDPFSRWVAGQANWLQNVCGFSSTLQDGIGKEGIRFIVRGEYLTRMVEGCNAISVMIMFVAFIFAFYKGAKTFLFVVAGLVALHLMNFGRIASLNMVIADYPDYGKMFHDYVFPGIIYGTVIILWIVWIKFFALKQNDESA, from the coding sequence ATGTATTTTTGTGTTATGCTAAACGATTTAAAACCTGTTCTTAGAATTTTGCTCCGCTTTGTGGGCATCTACTTGATTTTGGTTTTTTTATATCAAATGTATCTCAATCAATATGACACAGAGATTATTGATCCTTTTTCTCGTTGGGTTGCTGGACAAGCCAACTGGCTACAAAATGTATGCGGATTTTCCTCCACGCTACAAGATGGCATCGGGAAGGAAGGCATTCGTTTTATTGTTCGGGGCGAATATTTGACCAGAATGGTGGAAGGTTGCAATGCTATTTCGGTGATGATTATGTTTGTAGCCTTCATATTTGCATTTTATAAAGGTGCCAAAACTTTTCTTTTTGTAGTTGCAGGTTTGGTGGCTTTACACCTTATGAACTTCGGGAGAATTGCCTCGCTAAACATGGTAATTGCAGATTATCCAGATTATGGAAAAATGTTTCACGATTATGTTTTTCCTGGAATTATCTATGGAACTGTGATTATCTTATGGATTGTTTGGATTAAATTTTTTGCTTTAAAACAGAATGATGAAAGCGCATAA
- a CDS encoding aminoglycoside phosphotransferase family protein encodes MESKIKEFFSNFCKTEAVEIVNLPQSGSSRKNYIGSCNDKKYIITDNDNLRENEVFFYFSEVFSELRLNTPKIFSVDPTRQIYIQEFLGSQTLSEVISSDKNDDRIKRLAKKTLKDLFELQQKTASKIDYTKTFDYEAYDELAITHDLYYFKNFLIDILEMPYHKSKLLKEFQSIVLQIHVLSPKGLMIRDFQSRNIMVDDNNNISFIDYQGAMFGPLMYDVVSFLYQAKANFSDDFKSEMINYYLSLWQKEKDIESLQASIKPIIMMRYLQVLGAYGFRGLIQRKKHFMQSLEQGIKNITALASTWEGLRQYPELLMLIQQLNTDETKRKIAQLLQ; translated from the coding sequence ATGGAATCTAAGATTAAAGAATTCTTCAGTAATTTTTGTAAAACCGAGGCTGTCGAAATCGTCAATTTGCCACAAAGTGGATCGTCCCGAAAAAATTATATTGGAAGTTGTAACGATAAAAAATACATTATTACAGACAATGATAATCTAAGAGAAAATGAAGTTTTTTTTTACTTCTCGGAAGTTTTTTCAGAGTTGAGACTCAACACACCAAAGATTTTTAGTGTAGATCCAACAAGACAGATTTATATTCAGGAATTTCTGGGTAGTCAAACGCTTTCTGAAGTTATTTCATCCGATAAAAATGATGATAGAATAAAAAGGCTTGCCAAGAAAACGCTGAAGGATTTGTTTGAGTTACAGCAGAAAACCGCCTCAAAAATCGATTATACAAAAACCTTTGATTATGAAGCTTATGACGAATTGGCCATCACACACGATTTGTATTATTTCAAGAATTTTTTGATCGATATTCTTGAGATGCCATATCATAAGTCAAAACTATTAAAAGAGTTTCAATCCATCGTCTTGCAAATCCATGTGTTAAGCCCTAAAGGTTTAATGATTCGCGACTTTCAATCGCGAAATATCATGGTTGATGACAACAATAATATCAGTTTTATTGACTATCAAGGCGCGATGTTTGGCCCGTTGATGTACGATGTTGTTTCGTTTCTTTATCAAGCGAAAGCTAATTTTTCCGATGATTTCAAAAGCGAGATGATAAATTATTATTTATCATTATGGCAAAAGGAAAAGGATATTGAAAGTTTACAAGCTTCTATTAAGCCTATTATAATGATGCGTTATTTGCAAGTTTTAGGCGCTTATGGATTCCGTGGTTTAATTCAACGAAAAAAGCATTTTATGCAAAGTCTGGAACAAGGGATTAAAAACATAACAGCATTGGCATCCACGTGGGAAGGTTTGAGGCAATATCCAGAATTATTAATGCTGATTCAGCAACTTAATACAGATGAGACAAAACGTAAGATTGCACAACTTTTACAATAG
- a CDS encoding C40 family peptidase, whose translation MKKRVLFYILAVVTTFSLQSCVSNYVVSQPNIYKTDAKVTPVIAKAENADKLQAKRMLASLNNASNSIKASMIAEAIKHEKTIDNILDEASTYLGTPYRYGGTTRSGIDCSAFVLSVFGAVAGVNLPRVAADQSQEGEAVDKTELKKGDLVFFSHGRGRISHVGIVEEVNEEGDVKFIHSATSKGVMVSSLNDRYWGPRYRFAKRIIKENSLVLNQTN comes from the coding sequence ATGAAGAAAAGAGTTCTGTTTTATATCCTAGCTGTAGTTACAACATTCTCCCTACAATCATGTGTATCCAACTACGTTGTATCTCAACCAAATATATACAAAACTGATGCCAAAGTTACACCTGTTATAGCCAAAGCTGAAAACGCGGACAAACTACAAGCTAAGAGAATGTTAGCATCTCTTAACAACGCATCTAATTCTATCAAGGCTTCAATGATTGCAGAAGCTATCAAACACGAAAAAACAATCGACAATATTTTAGACGAAGCAAGTACTTACCTTGGAACACCTTACAGATATGGTGGAACAACAAGAAGTGGGATCGACTGTTCTGCTTTTGTACTTTCAGTTTTCGGTGCAGTGGCGGGTGTTAATTTACCAAGAGTTGCGGCAGATCAATCTCAAGAAGGTGAAGCGGTAGATAAAACTGAACTAAAAAAAGGAGATTTGGTATTTTTCTCACATGGTAGAGGCCGTATCTCTCACGTAGGAATTGTTGAAGAAGTTAATGAAGAAGGCGATGTTAAATTCATCCATTCGGCGACATCGAAAGGCGTAATGGTATCTTCTCTCAACGACAGATATTGGGGTCCAAGATATCGTTTTGCTAAAAGAATTATTAAAGAAAACAGTTTAGTATTAAATCAAACGAACTAA